The DNA region GCCGGCAGCCGGGCCCCGACGCCCATGCCGCGGCCGAGGAAATCGCGCCCCTGCACGTGCACGAGATAGACCGTTTCCGTCCCGTCGAGGATGGTGAGCGAGCACAGCTCGTTCAATTCGCGCGCCAGCGCCTCCAGCACGTCCTGTGCCGACCGGTACAGCGGGATCGAGTGCAGGTAGACGAAGCCCAGGTCCAGCAGCTTGGGCGTGAGGGCGAAGCGGTCGACGTCCTGCGTCGCATACCCCAGCTCCACCAGGGTCAGGAGCATGCGGCGCACCGTAGCGCGCGGCATCTCGGCGTTCTGCGCGATCTCCGCCAGCGTGGCGGTCTGGCGCTGGGACGGAAACGCACGGATCACCTGCAGGCCCTTGGCGAAGGCCTCGACGAACTGGTCGTTGCGGCGCGGCCCGGCGCCGGCCGTGACCTCGGCGTCCCCTGCAATGCTTGACATCGCCATCCTCTCCTGCAACCATCGAACCACTATGCGAACATTTGTTCACTCAGTGAACGCGAGGATAGCATGAGATTCCCGCCACGTCACCACCGCCGCGCAGCCGCTGCGCCGGGCCGTCGATGAAGAAGATCGGCCTGATCGGCGGCATCAGCTGGCACTCGACGGTCGAGTACTACCGCGGCATCAACCTCGAGACCGGCCGGCGCCTGGGGGGCCTGCACAGCGCGCCCCTGGTCCTCGAGTCGCTGGACTTCGAGGTCATCGCCAGGCTCGGCGCGCAAGGCCACGAAGAGGAGGTCTTTGCCCGCTTCCTCGCCGCCGCCCGGTCGCTGCGGCAGTCCGGCGCGCAGGTTCTCGCCCTGTGCGCGAACACCGCCCACCGCCGCGCCGATCGGCTCGAACAGTCGCTGGGGCACCCGCTGGTGCAGATCGGCGATGCGCTGGGGCAGGCCGTGCGCGCCGCCGGCATGGCGCGCGTGGGCCTGCTCGGCACGGCCCGCACGATGACGGAGCCCTTCCTGCAGCAGCGGCTGGTGGACAGGCACGGGCTGCAGGTGCTGACGCCCGACGCGCCGGCGTGCGACGCCATCGACGGCTTCATCTTCGGTGAGATGGCCCGGGGCGTGTTCTCGCAGCCGGCGCGCGCTGCCGTCCTGCGGGCCTGTGACGACCTGGCCGCGCGCGGCGCACAAGGCGTCATCCTGGGCTGCACCGAACTGCCCATCCTGCTGCGCGACATAGCCACACCCTGTCCGACATTCGATTCGACGCAGTTGCATGCGGTGTCCATCGTGGACGCCGCGCTGGCAAGGGAGATGGCATGAAGGCACTGGCGAGGGATCTCGACCACCTGGGGACGGCGGTCGCGGACCTGGACGCGGGGCGGCGGGCCTTCGAGAAGCTGGGGTTCCGGATGACGCCGCGCAGCCAGCACCGCGGAGCCGTCGAGCCCGGCGGGCCGGTGCAGCAGTTCGGGCAGGGCAACCACTGCGCGATGCTGAAGCAGGGCTACCTCGAGGTCCTGGGCATCTTCGACCGGACCCTCCCGACCCCGGCCCAGCAGTATCTCGACCGCTACGAGGGCCTGCATATCGTGGGCCTGCAGCCCGGCTCGATCGACGACTTGCGCGCGCTGGCCCGCAACGGCAGCGCGCTCGACGCACCACGCGAGCTGGGGCGCGAGGTCGACGTCGGGCCACAGGCGCTGGAGCGGCGCCGGGTCGAATTCCTCAACGTCAAGTTCCGCGCGGCCGAGTTCCCGGAGGCGACCTTCCTGTACACCCAGCACCTGACCCGCGACCTGATGTGGCAGCCCCACCTGCTGGAGCACCCGAACGCGGCGCAGGCACTGCAAGGCGCCTATGTCTGCGCGGCAGATGCCGCCGGCCTGGCGCGCCGGCTGGCCGGCGTGCTGCAGGTCCAGCCCGAACCGGGGACGCCCGGGCTGATCGGGTTCCGGTTCGAGACCAGCTGGCTGCGCATCGCGACGCCCGACGCGTGGGAGCGCCTGTTCCCCGGCGTCGCTGCGCCGCGCACGGCCCGGCCCGCGGGTTTCAGCGTGCGCACGGCGTCGCTGCAGGCCGTGGTCGACCAGCTCGATCGCCACGCCGTTCCCTTCCAGCGCTGTGCCGACGGCACGCTCTACGTGCGCCCCGCCCAGGCGTGCGGCAACGTCATCCACTTCACCGAAAGCCACTGAACCATGCGCATCCTCCTGAGCCTCGCGCTCGTCTTCTTCACGCAGCTCGCGCACGCCGCGTTCCCCGACAAGCCCATCCGGCTGGTCGTGCCGTGGCCCGCCGGCGGCGCCTCGGACACGCTCGCGCGCATCGTGAGCACCGAGGCCTCCAACATCCTCAAGCAGCCCATCGTCATCGACACCCGGGTCGGCGCCAGCGGGACGATCGCGACCGAATTCGTGGCGCGTGAGAAGGCCGACGGCTACACCCTTCTGTGGGCGATCGCGAACCACGCCACCAACCACGAGCTGTTCAAGGTCCGGTACGACCCGATCAAGGACTTCACCCCGGTGGCCCAGATCGCGTCGTCGCGGTACTGGCTGCTGGTCGATCCCAGCCTGCCGGTGAAGACCGTCCCGGAACTCGTCACCTGGCTCAAGGCCTCGCCCCAGCCCGTGGCCTACGCATCGGCCGGCAACGGCACCTTGCAGCACCTCGGCATGGAGCTCTTCCTCGCCGACGCCGGCGTGAAGATGGTCCACGTGCCCTACAAGGGGACCGCACCGGCCATGACCGACATGCTGGGGGGCCACGTCAAGGTGACCTTCGAGGCGGTGACCGGCACGGCCGACTACGTCCGGGACGGCAAGGTGCGTGCGCTCGCCGTGGCCAGCAAGTCGCGCTTCCCCGGCATGCCCGAGGTGCCGACCTTCGCCGAGGCAGGATACAAGGACTTCGTGGTCGAAGGCGTCACCGGCGTCCTGGCACCCGCCGGCACGCCGGCCGACGCCATCGCCAGGATCAATGCCGCGTTCAACCAGGCGCTGGCCCTGCCGCAGGTGCGCGAGCGCATGGACGCCATGGGCCTGACCGCCAATCCCGGTACGCCGCAAGCCTACGGCGACACCATGAACCGGCTCATTCCCAAGTTCTCGGCCATCCTGCGCAAGTCCGGCGGCAAGGTGGACTGACGCCCGGCCGGCCGCGCAGGCTCAGCCTGGCACGGCGGTCCGGACGATGCCGCGGTCGTGCAGGCGGCCGAATTCGGCGCCCGGCAGCCCCAGCAGTTCGGTGAGCACCTGCTCCGTGTGCTGGCCGAGCAAGGGCGCAGGCGCGGGCTCCGTGCGCTGCTGGCCCGAGAACTCCAGCGGAATGCCAGCCGCC from Ramlibacter pinisoli includes:
- a CDS encoding IclR family transcriptional regulator domain-containing protein — its product is MSSIAGDAEVTAGAGPRRNDQFVEAFAKGLQVIRAFPSQRQTATLAEIAQNAEMPRATVRRMLLTLVELGYATQDVDRFALTPKLLDLGFVYLHSIPLYRSAQDVLEALARELNELCSLTILDGTETVYLVHVQGRDFLGRGMGVGARLPAYATSFGRVLLGALDQQEREQRLDSSPISKLTPNTLTDRAALAKAIEAAGRDGYSLVVEELVAGVIGMSVPVRDRRGKVVAAAGISFNPVRFKKRDAIEHYLPHLRRAADQITLSLP
- a CDS encoding aspartate/glutamate racemase family protein; amino-acid sequence: MKKIGLIGGISWHSTVEYYRGINLETGRRLGGLHSAPLVLESLDFEVIARLGAQGHEEEVFARFLAAARSLRQSGAQVLALCANTAHRRADRLEQSLGHPLVQIGDALGQAVRAAGMARVGLLGTARTMTEPFLQQRLVDRHGLQVLTPDAPACDAIDGFIFGEMARGVFSQPARAAVLRACDDLAARGAQGVILGCTELPILLRDIATPCPTFDSTQLHAVSIVDAALAREMA
- a CDS encoding VOC family protein; translated protein: MKALARDLDHLGTAVADLDAGRRAFEKLGFRMTPRSQHRGAVEPGGPVQQFGQGNHCAMLKQGYLEVLGIFDRTLPTPAQQYLDRYEGLHIVGLQPGSIDDLRALARNGSALDAPRELGREVDVGPQALERRRVEFLNVKFRAAEFPEATFLYTQHLTRDLMWQPHLLEHPNAAQALQGAYVCAADAAGLARRLAGVLQVQPEPGTPGLIGFRFETSWLRIATPDAWERLFPGVAAPRTARPAGFSVRTASLQAVVDQLDRHAVPFQRCADGTLYVRPAQACGNVIHFTESH
- a CDS encoding Bug family tripartite tricarboxylate transporter substrate binding protein, whose translation is MRILLSLALVFFTQLAHAAFPDKPIRLVVPWPAGGASDTLARIVSTEASNILKQPIVIDTRVGASGTIATEFVAREKADGYTLLWAIANHATNHELFKVRYDPIKDFTPVAQIASSRYWLLVDPSLPVKTVPELVTWLKASPQPVAYASAGNGTLQHLGMELFLADAGVKMVHVPYKGTAPAMTDMLGGHVKVTFEAVTGTADYVRDGKVRALAVASKSRFPGMPEVPTFAEAGYKDFVVEGVTGVLAPAGTPADAIARINAAFNQALALPQVRERMDAMGLTANPGTPQAYGDTMNRLIPKFSAILRKSGGKVD